The following coding sequences lie in one Sorex araneus isolate mSorAra2 chromosome 4, mSorAra2.pri, whole genome shotgun sequence genomic window:
- the LOC101554588 gene encoding 40S ribosomal protein S27-like: MPLAKDLLHPSLEEEKRKHKKKQLVQSPNSYFMAVKCPGCYKITTVFSHAQTVVLRVSCSTVLCQPTGGKARLTEGCSFRRKQH, encoded by the coding sequence ATGCCTCTCGCCAAGGACCTCCTTCACCCCTCGCTGGAGGAGGAGAAGCGGAAGCACAAGAAGAAGCAGCTGGTGCAGAGCCCCAACTCCTACTTCATGGCCGTCAAGTGCCCGGGATGCTATAAGATCACCACCGTCTTCAGCCATGCACAGACCGTGGTTCTGCGTGTCAGCTGCTCCACGGTCCTCTGCCAGCCCACGGGCGGGAAGGCAAGGCTTACAGAAGGATGCTCCTTCAGACGGAAGCAGCACTAA